A window of Tachyglossus aculeatus isolate mTacAcu1 chromosome 21, mTacAcu1.pri, whole genome shotgun sequence genomic DNA:
atttactattctattttgttaatatttgtttaactaaataaaatgaatagaatagaatgttttgttgtctgtctcccccttctagactgtgagcccgctgctgggtagggaccggctctagatgttgccgacctgaacttcccaagcgcttagtccagtgctttgcgcacagtaagcgctcaataaatacgattgaatggatgaatgaatgcagatttattactctattttacttgaacatatttactattctctttactgttaatatgtgtttaacaaaataaaataaacggaatagaatagaatgctgttttgttgtctgtctcccccttctagactgtgagcccgctgttgggtaggaaccggctctacatgttgccgacttggacttcccaagcgcttagtccagtgctctgcgcacaggaagcgctcaatatatacgactgaataaatgaatatatacaggtgctgtggggaggggaagaggccttcccagactgagccccctccttcctctccccctcttccccctctccatccgcccccgccttacctccttcccttccccacagcacctgtatatatgtatatatgtttgtacggatttattactctacttgtacatattctatttatttattttattttgttaatatgtttttgttctccgtctcccccttctagactgtgagcccactgttgggtagggaccggctctagatgttgccaagctgtacttcccatgcgcttaggacagtgttctgcacacagtaagcgctcaaaaaatacaactgaatgaatgaatggggaaggaggtaaggcggggggggggggggtggtttctgaagggcctggtggagggggatgggggcttAGGatgagtttaggacagtgctctgcacacagtaagcgctcaataaatacgactgtgactgtgagcccactgttgggtaggggccatctctatatgttgtcaagttgtacttcccaagcgcttagtacagtgctctgcacacagtaagacctcaatacgattgattgattgactgaatgaatgaaaagggaaggaggtaaggcgggggctgggggatggtTTCTGAAGAGCCTGgtggagggggattaggatgagcttaggacagtgctctgcacgcagtaggcgctcaataaatacgactgaatgaatgaatgaaaggggaaggaggtaaggcgggggctgggggatggtTTCTGAAGGGCCTGGTGGAGGGGGatgagcttaggacagtgctctgcacactgtaggcgctcaataaatacgattgaatgaatgaatgggaggggaaggaggtaaggtggggggctgggggatggttTCTGAAGGGCCTGGTGGAGGGGGatgagcttaggacagtgctctgcacacactaggtgctcaataaataggactgaatgaatgcatggaaggggaaggaggtgaagcgggggggctgggggctggtttctgaagggcctggagcttaggaccgtgctctgcacactgtaggtgctcaataaataggactgaatgaatgaatggaaggggaaggaggtgaggcggtggGGGGGCTAGTTTCTGAAGGGTCTGGAGCTtaggaccgtgctctgcacactgtaggcgctcaataaataggactgaatgaatgaatggaaggggaaggaggtgaggcgggatgGGGGGATGGTTTCTGAAGGGCCTGGAGCTTAGGACAgccttctgcacactgtaagcgctcaataaataggaccgaatgagtgaatggaaggaaggggaaggagataaggcggggtgggggggctggcttctgaagggcctggagcttaggacagcactctgcacactgtaggcgctcaataaataggactgaatgaataaatggaaaggGAAGGTTTTTGAAGGGCctggagcttaggacagtgctctgtacactgtaggcgctcaataaataggactgaacgaatgaatggaaggggaaggaggtaaggcggggtgggggggctggcttCTGAAGGGCCTGGAGCTTAGGATAGCACTCTgtacactgtaggcgctcaataaataggactgaatgaatgagtggaaggggaaggaggtgaggcgggggggatagtttctgaagggcctggagcttaggacagcgctctgcacacactaggcgctcaataaataggactgaacgaacgaatggaaggggaaggaggtaaggcgggggggatagtttctgaagggcctggagcttaggacagcgctctgcacacagtaggcgctcaataaataggactgaacaaatgaatggaaggggaaggaggtaaggcgggggggctgggggctggtttctgaagggcctggtgcttaggacagtgctgtgcacattgtaggcgcttaataaataggactgaatgaatgaatggaaggaaggggaaggaggtgaggcgggggggggggggggggcggtggtttCTCAAGGACctggagcttaggacagtgctctggatactgtaggcgctcaataaataggactgaatgaatgaatggaaggggaaggtttctgaagggcctggagcttaggacagcgctctgcacactgtaggcgctcaataaataggactgaatgaatggaaggggaagaggtaaggcggggggggggggctggtttctgaagggcctggagcttaggacagcgctctacacactgtaggtgctcaacaaataggactgatgactggaaggaaggggaaagaggtgaggcgggggggaggatAGTTTGTGAAGGGCCtggagcttaggacagcgctctgcacactgtaggcgctcaacaaataggactgaatgaatgactggaaggaaggggaaggaggtgaggcgggggggggggggggggttctgaagggcctggagcttaggaccgtgccctgcacactgtaggcactcaataaataggactgaatgaatgaatgaaagaggaaggaggggaggcgggggggtggctggtttctgaagggcctggagcttaggacagcgctctgcacactgtaggcgctcaacaaataggactgatgactggaaggaaggggaaggaggtgaggcgggggggggggggtttctgaagggcctggagcttaggacagcgccctgcacactgtaggtgctcaataaataggactgaacgaatgaatggaaggggaaggaggtaaggggcggGGGGATGCTGGTTTCTGAAGGGCCTGGAGCTtaggaccgtgctctgcacactgtaggcgatcaataaataggactgaatgaatggaaggggaaggaggtaaggcgggggggctgggggctggtttctgaagggcctggagtttaggacagtgctcggcacactgtaggcgctcaataaataggactgaatgagtggaaggaaagggaaggaggtaaggcgggggggggggggggggctggtttctgaagggcctggagcttaggacagcgctctgcacactgtaggcactcaataaacaggactgaatgaataaatggaaagggaaggtttctgaagggcctggagtttaggacagcgctctgcacactgtaggcgctcaataaataggactgaatgagtgaatggaaggaaggggaaggagataaggcgggaggggtgggggctggcttctgaagggcctggagcttaggacagcgctctgcacactgtaagcgctcaataaataggactgaatgagtgaatggaaggaaggggaaggagataaggcaggaggggtgggggctggcttctgaagggcctggagcttaggacagcgctctgcacactgtaggcgctcaataaataggcctgaacgaatgaatgaaagaggaaggaggggaggcggggggggggggggggctggtttctgaagggcctggagcttgggacagcgctctgcacactgtaggcgctcaataaacaggactgaatgaataaatggaaaggGAAGGTTTCTGAAGGGCCTGGAGTTTaggacggcgctctgcacactgtaggcgctcaataaataggactgaatgagtgaatggaaggaaggggaaggagataaggcgggaggggtgggggctggcttctgaagggcctggagcttaggacagcgctctgcacactgtaggcgctcaataaataggcctgaacgaatgaatgaaagaggaaggaggggaggcgggggggggggggggggggggctggtttctgaagggcctggagcttgggacagcgctctgcacactgtaggcgctcaataaacaggactgaatgaataaatggaaaggGAAGGTTTCTGAAGGGCCTGGAGTTTaggacggcgctctgcacactgtaggcgctcaataaataggactgaatgagtgaatggaaggaaggggaaggagataaggcgggaggggtgggggctggcttctgaagggcctggagctgaggacagcgctctgcacactgtaggcgctcaataaataggcctgaacgaatgaatgaaagaggaaggaggggaggcgggggggggggtggctggtttctgaagggcctggagcttaggacagcgctctgcacacagtaggcgctcaataaataggactgaacaaatgaatggaaggggaaggaggtaaggcgggggggctgggggctggtttctgaagggcctggtgcttaggacagtgctgtgcacattgtaggcgcttaataaataggactgaatgaatgaatggaaggaaggggaaggaggtgaggcggggggggggggggcgcggtggTTTCTCAAGGACctggagcttaggacagtgctctggatactgtaggcgctcaataaataggactgaatgaatgaatggaaggggaaggtttctgaagggcctggagcttaggacagcgctctgcacactgtaggcgctcaataaataggactgaatgaatggaaggggaagaggtaaggcggggtgggggggctggtttctgaagggcctggagcttaggacagcgctctgcacactgtaggcgctcaacaaataggactgatgactggaaggaaggggaaagaggtgaggcgggagggaggaTAGTTTGTGAAGGGCCtggagcttaggacagcgctctgcacactgtaggtgctcaacaaataggactgaatgaatgactggaaggaaggggaaggaggtgaggccgggggggggggggggggctggtttctgaagggcctggagcttaggacagcgctctgcacactgtaggcgctcaataaataggactgaatgaatgaatggaaagggaagaggtacggcggggtggggggggctggtttctgaagggcctggagcttaggacagcgctctgcacactgtaggcgctcaataaataggcctgaacgaatgaatgaaagaggaaggaggggaggcgggggggtggTTGGTTTCTGAAGGGTCtggagcttaggacagcgctctgcacactgtaggcgctcaataaataggactgaatggaaggggaaggaggtgaggcggcgggggggggggggctggtttctgaagggcctggagcttaggacagtgccctgcacactgtaggcgctcaataaataggactgaatggaaggggaaggaggtggggggggggctggcttctgaagggcctggagctgaggacagcgctctgcacactgtaggcgctcaacaaataggacggaatgaatgactggaaggggaaggaggtgaggcagtgGGGTGAGGGGCTGGTTTCTAAAGGGCCtggagcttaggacagcgctctgcacactgtaggcgctcaataaataggactgaatgaatgaatggaaagggaagaggtaaggcggggtggggggggctggtttctgaagggcctggagcttaggacagcgctctgcacactgtaggcgctcaataaataggactgaatgaatgaatggaaagggaagaggtaaggcggggtggggggggctggtttctgaagggcctggagcttaggacagcgctctgcacactgtaggcgctcaataaataggactgaatgaatgaatggaaagggaagaggtaaggcggggtggggggggctggtttctgaagggcctggagcttaggacagcgctctgcacactgtaggcgctcaataaataggcctgaacgaatgaatgaaagaggaaggaggggaggcgggggggtggCTGGTTTCTGAAGGGCCTGGAGCTTAGGaccgcgctctgcacactgtaggcgcccaataaataggactgaacgaaggagtggaaggggaaggaggggaggcgggggggtggggggctggtttGCGAAGGGCCTGTTGGGTGCAGGCGCCTACCTGCAGGACCACCTCCACGTCGTAGGAGTTTCCCTTGCTCTTCTGGTGGCCGCGGAACTTGGATCCGCTGTAGAGGAGGCTGGTGGCCACGCCGGGCTGCTGGGTGTTGATGGGGGGCGGCGGGATgagggaggacgacgacgacgacgaggaggaggaggaggaggccgggggagcGCCggacccccccgccgccgcccccaccAACGCCGCCGCCGGTGGGAGCGGGGGGGGTCGGCGCTCGGTGCGGACCGGCATCTCGGGGTCCCCCGGAGCCAGGGCGACGGCGGGGGGCACCGACACGGGGGGCCACCGACACGGGGGGGGCCACGACGCCCGGGCCCTCGCCTcaggcctccctgcccctggccgCCGGGCCCCGCGCCGCTCCCCATTGGCCCGCCCCGCCCACGTGACCCCCCCGGCCCGCGCGCCGCCCGCTGGGACCTGTAGTCCGCGCGGCCGCCTCGGCCGCGCTGATTGGCCGGCGGCCGGCGGGCGCGCGGGCGCGCGGGCgccgggggaaggaggagggaagatggcggccgctgaGGGGGCGTGAGGCGCCATGGGCCCGGCCCGGCTgaggccgctgctgctgctgctaacagCCCGGCGGGCCGCTCCTCCCAGCCGGGCCTACGGGCCTGCCCCGGGTGAGTCCCGCCGTCGCAACACGGTGGGGGGGGgtcttctaatcatcatcatcatcatgatcattattatttagactgtaagcccactgtggggtagggactgtctctatatgttgccgacttgaacatcccaagcgcttagtgcagggctctgcacacactaggcgctcaataaatacgattgatgatgatggcatttatttttagactgtgagcccactgttgggcttatttatttatttatttattactcaatttatttattttgcttgtacatgtctattctatttattttattttgttagtatgtttggttttgttctccgtctcccccttttagactgtgagcccgctgttgggtagggactggctctagatgcctcctccaggaggccttcccagactgtgccccttccttcctctccatccccccgccttacctccttcctttccccacagcacctgtatatatgtttgtacagatttattactctatttattgatttattttacttgtgcctatctattccatttattttattttgttagtatgtttgcttttgttctccgtctcccccttttaggctgtgagcccgctgttgggtagggactggccccgtatgcctcctccaggaggccttcccagactgagccctttccttcctctccatccccccatcttacctccttcccttccccacagcacctggatatacgtttgtgcagatttattaccctattcattggtttattttacttgtgcatatctattctatttattttattttgttagtatgtttggttttgttctccgtctcccccttttagactgtgagcccactgttgggtagggactgtctctatgtgttgccgactagaacatcccaagcgcttagtgcagggctctgcacacactaggcgctcaataaatacgattgatgatgatggcatttatttttagactgtgagcccactgttgggtttatttatttattactctatttattttacttggacctatctattccatttattttattttgttagtatgtttggttttgttctccgtctcccccttttaggctgtgagcccgctgttgggtagggactggccccatatgcctcctccaggaggccttcccagactgagccctttccttcctctccatccccccatcttacctccttcccttccccacagcacctggatatacgtttgtgcagatttattaccctatttattggtttattttacttgtgcatatctattctatttattttattttgttagtatgtttggttttgtctcccccttttagactgtgagcccactgttgggtagggactgtctctagaggttgccaacttgaacatcccaagcgcttagtgcagggctctgcacacagtaggcgctcaataaatacgattgatgatgatggcatttatttttagactgtgagcccactgttgggtttatttatttattactctatttattttacttggacctatctattccatttattttattttgttagtgtgtttggttttgttctccgtctcccccttttagactgtgagcccgctgttggggagggactggccccatatgcctcctccaggaggccttcccagactgagccctttccttcctctccatccccccgccttacctccttcccttccccacagcacctggatatacgtttgtgcagatttattaccctatttattggtttattttacttgtgcatatctatcctatttattttattttgttagtatgtttggttttgttctccgtctcccccttttagactgtgagcccactgttgggtagggaccgtctctagatgtcgccaacttgaacatcccaagcgcttagtgcagggctctgcacacagtaggcgctcaataaatacgattgatgatgatggcatttatttttagactgtgagcccactgttgggcttatttatttatttatttattactcaatttatttatttattttgcttgtacctatctattccatttattttattttgttagtatgtttgcttttgttctccgtctcccccttttagactgtcagcccgctgttggggagggactgtctctagatgcctcctccaggaggccttcccagactgagccccttccttcctttccccctcgtccccctctccaccccccatcttacctccttcccttccccacagcacctggatatatgtttgtacagatttattacccgaTTTActggtttattttacttgtacctatctattctatttattttattttgttagtatgtttggttttcttctccgtctcccccttttagactgtgagcccactgttgggtggggactgtctctagatgcctcctccaggaggcctccccagactgagccccttccttcctctccccccatcttacctccttcccttcccttccccacagcacctgtatatatgtttgtacagatttattactgtttatttattttgcttgtgcatatctattctatttattttattttgttagtatgtttggttttgttctctgtctcccccttttggactgtgagcccactgttgggtagggactggctctatatgcctcctccaggaggccttcccagactgagccccttctttcctctccccccctccatccccccacgttacctccttcccttccccacagcacctgaatatatgtttgtacagatttcttactgtatttattgattggttttacttgtacatatctattctatttattttattttgttagtatgtttggttttgttctccatctcccccttttagactgtgagcccactgttgggtagggactgtctctagatgcctcctccaggaggccttcccagactgagccccttccttcctctccatccccccatcttacctccttcccttccccacagcacctggatatatgtttgtacctatttattactctatttattgatgtattttactggtacctatctattccattgattttattttgttagtatgtttggttttgttctctgtctcccccttttagactgtgagcccactgttgggtaggcactgtctctgtatgcctcctccaggaggccttcccagactgagccccttccttcctctccccttctccatcccc
This region includes:
- the GID4 gene encoding glucose-induced degradation protein 4 homolog; translated protein: MAPHAPSAAAIFPPPSPGARAPARPPAAGQSARPRRPRGLQVPAGGARAGGVTWAGRANGERRGARRPGAGRPEARARASWPPPCRWPPVSVPPAVALAPGDPEMPVRTERRPPPLPPAAALVGAAAGGSGAPPASSSSSSSSSSSSLIPPPPINTQQPGVATSLLYSGSKFRGHQKSKGNSYDVEVVLQHVDMENSYLCGYLKIKGLTEEYPTLTTFFEGEIISKKHPFLTRKWDADEDVDRKHWGKFQAFYQYAKTFNSDDFDYEELKNGDYVFMRWKEQFLVPDHTIKDISGASFAGFYYICFQKSAASIEGYYYHRSSEWYQSLNLTHVPEHSAPIYEFR